In Pyrenophora tritici-repentis strain M4 chromosome 6, whole genome shotgun sequence, the DNA window GATTTGGTGCATACAGGCAGTATGCCCGCGGCGAATTGACTAGCAAGGTTGTTGCCGTCTGGGCTGCTGCCATTGGACTCTTTGGTGTTGGAGACTACTACGTCAGCCAGTACGTTACTCTAATACAGCAAGCGCATTTTTCATGTTTGCTAACCGGAGCAGGTACTTCTTCAAGCGTAACCCGCCCCAATAGATGCAGTCCTACGACTGTCCCATCCGTTTTCATCTAGAACCTTGCACGCTGGACAGATTGGCCATAATATCTTGATCGCTCAAGTTGTAATGGTCTGGATACGATTTCTCTTTCTTTATCATATTACAGTACAGCAGACAAGGAGTTGCCTACTCTGCTCCAATCATGAAGCAAGATGCCATCTCCGCTCCACTTCTGTATATATGAGGTTAAAGTTCAATATACCCGTTCAAACATGAATCCAGCTACATTTGCATACTCTCATGTAGACCAAATTCTAGGTGGAGTAATAAACATGTCTGCAAACGGCAATACGCCAAAAGGCTAGGACAGCGAAAATTATCACGTGATGTCGGACGAGGTAGTGCCGATCCCTGCTCCATCGGCTTAGAAATGCAGGTCCCATAACTTTTCCCATAGTGACGACAGCGCAAAAGTGCCGCCGTTCACATCCGCCGCGACTTTCATTTTCCATCTCTTCACTGTTTAATATTTTCAACATCATGTTTCGAGCAGCTCCCCGTTTAATTGTGCGTCCCGCATTGCGGACCGCCCCTCTACGCTCCCTCGCACCTACCAGACGATTTATTAGCACAGCTCCACCAACACAAAAGAGACGGAGCTTCAAGAGCTTGGTAGCGCGATTGGGCATTGCCGGCGCTATAATATACTACTACAATACCGTAGATGTCTTTGCAGACGAGCCCAGACGTACGTTGGTCCCCGCCGTAGATGAAGTCATTTGTGAGCGCAGAAAGCTAATTGGTGACAGAACTCGCTCAACCACTCCCGGAAACCGAAGTCGAATCTGAACACCTCCCCACGATTGAGTCCATTTCCGAAGAGCGCAAGAGGAGACAGGCGGTACAGGCACAATTAGATGCTCAGAAGCAGAAAGAAGCAGAGGCTCGCTCTTCCAGTGGTGAGGGCGACATAGAAGGACTCGAAGAGGAGGCAGATCAACAGGGCGCATTCAATCCCGAGACTGGCGAGATCAATTGGGATTGCCCATGTCTAGGTGGCATGGCTCATGGGCCATGCGGGGATCAGTTCAAGGCGGCCTTTAGCTGCTTTGTATACTCCAAGGAAGAGCCCAAGGGCATGGACTGCATTGACAAGTTCAAGTAAGTCTGTTTTACTGAGCGGCGGGACCCAATGGGCTCATGAACATGATCAAGTACAGATGGGCTAACAGAAGTACAGGGACATGCAAAACTGCTTCCGCGAATACCCCGAAGTCTATGGCTCTGAACTCGAC includes these proteins:
- a CDS encoding mitochondrial intermembrane space import and assembly protein 40 translates to MFRAAPRLIVRPALRTAPLRSLAPTRRFISTAPPTQKRRSFKSLVARLGIAGAIIYYYNTVDVFADEPRQLAQPLPETEVESEHLPTIESISEERKRRQAVQAQLDAQKQKEAEARSSSGEGDIEGLEEEADQQGAFNPETGEINWDCPCLGGMAHGPCGDQFKAAFSCFVYSKEEPKGMDCIDKFKDMQNCFREYPEVYGSELDSDADEEDDMSATPASEATETPSRSSPTSTPPSDAFSSNAQPTPSSDASTNDHAAPAKGKISGEPNSKPQTATGGLVPEEYKPNTQHNPMVDARGDMSSLDSEKEKSKQKPKGDSDTERANKAKTQVKSQEPVNESESIVPKASHDAGAEGTIVVGRK